The sequence CATGGGCACGCGCTTCCTGCCTGCCACCAAGAGCATGCCGAAAGAGATGCTGCCCATAGTGGATAAACCGGTGCTCCAGTTTGTCATTGAAGAAGCAGTTGAGAGCGGCATTGAGGACATCCTCATCGTTACCGGTCGCGGCAAACAGGCCATTGAGAACCACTTCGATTACAACCCGGATCTGGAAGTGTTCCTGAGTGCCGCCGGCAAGCACCACCTTGTCGAGCAGGTGCGCGACATTGGCGACAGGGTCCAGATCCACTACATCCGGCAGAAGGAACAGCTCGGCTTGGGCGATGCCATCCGGCTTGCCCGCGCCCACATGGGGACCCAACCCTTTGCTGTGCTGTTGGGTGACACCATCATCGATCCGCCCGAGGGGCAAAAGCCCGGTCTGCGCCAGTTGCTTGATGCCTTCGATACCACACAGGCCAGTGTGGTTGCCGTCCACCGCGTCCTGCCGGAATGGGTAAGCCGCTACGGTATTGTGGATGGCGTGTCCGAGCCAGGCCGTGATGATCTATTGCGGTTGAGAAAATTGGTGGAGAAGCCGGCAGTCAACCTGGCGCCCAGCGACCTCGCCATCGCCGGACGCTATGTCTTCACCTCAGCCATTTTCGATTGTATCGATGCGACGCAAACCGGCGTGGGCGGAGAGATCCAGCTAACCGACGCCATGAATCTGCTGGCCCAGCAATCCCCTGTCTA is a genomic window of Armatimonadota bacterium containing:
- the galU gene encoding UTP--glucose-1-phosphate uridylyltransferase GalU, coding for MIIRKAVIPAAGMGTRFLPATKSMPKEMLPIVDKPVLQFVIEEAVESGIEDILIVTGRGKQAIENHFDYNPDLEVFLSAAGKHHLVEQVRDIGDRVQIHYIRQKEQLGLGDAIRLARAHMGTQPFAVLLGDTIIDPPEGQKPGLRQLLDAFDTTQASVVAVHRVLPEWVSRYGIVDGVSEPGRDDLLRLRKLVEKPAVNLAPSDLAIAGRYVFTSAIFDCIDATQTGVGGEIQLTDAMNLLAQQSPVYALAWQARRFDIGNRLEYAKCFIELALRRPDIGEPLHAFLRELLNNAGSEGCN